A region from the Streptosporangium sp. NBC_01756 genome encodes:
- a CDS encoding class I SAM-dependent methyltransferase, whose protein sequence is MQPAAGDEALENHLGGDEAKNYRQYELDMVAPHVGRSMLEIGSGLGHFAEAFLPRLDRLVVSDFDPYCVDQLKKRFTGRDDIDVLQFGLPTDIPIGEKVDTVVMMNVLEHIEEDVEALRSLAKVTAPGGRIIIWVPGYMQLYGDFDRKVGHVTRYTPATLRGTVSKAGLDIDVLKPINFLGGIAWWAAVRRGGVGYPDPRLVKIYDRTVVPTTRFIERFIRPPFGQTVFCVARVPR, encoded by the coding sequence GTGCAACCCGCGGCCGGCGACGAGGCCCTGGAGAACCACCTGGGTGGGGACGAGGCCAAGAACTACCGGCAGTACGAGCTCGACATGGTCGCCCCGCACGTGGGCCGCTCCATGCTGGAGATCGGCTCCGGCCTGGGCCACTTCGCCGAGGCGTTCCTGCCTCGCCTGGACCGGCTGGTGGTCAGCGACTTCGACCCCTACTGCGTGGACCAGCTCAAGAAGCGCTTCACCGGCCGCGACGACATCGACGTGCTGCAGTTCGGTCTGCCGACCGACATCCCGATCGGCGAGAAGGTCGACACGGTCGTGATGATGAATGTCCTGGAGCACATCGAGGAGGACGTCGAGGCCCTGCGCTCCCTCGCCAAGGTCACCGCCCCGGGCGGGCGGATCATCATCTGGGTCCCCGGCTACATGCAGCTCTACGGAGACTTCGACCGCAAGGTCGGCCACGTCACCCGTTACACCCCCGCCACCCTGCGCGGCACGGTCTCCAAGGCGGGCCTGGACATCGACGTGCTCAAGCCGATCAACTTCCTCGGCGGGATCGCGTGGTGGGCCGCCGTCCGCCGCGGTGGCGTCGGCTACCCCGACCCCCGCCTGGTCAAGATCTACGATCGTACGGTGGTCCCCACCACCCGTTTCATCGAGCGCTTCATCCGCCCGCCCTTCGGCCAGACCGTCTTCTGCGTGGCCCGCGTCCCGCGGTAG
- a CDS encoding DUF2079 domain-containing protein, producing MTTAASPGTSRLKALDVPGLLRSRRHGLVLGGAVVLASAVYSLLGLVKFATFRTSVFDLVIFDQAVRGYADFGPPAVPAVGMQYGLGMGFLQLADHFSPILALLAPLYWLHDGPQTLIVAQAVLFALAAVPIWHYAERRVGTIPAHLVAVAYLVSWPIAQAAGFDFHEVAFVPLLSAIMIERFDAGRPAVGVLAAAGLLLVKEDMGLLLAGFGVYLLLTRRRLEGAALILFALGALVMIRSVLMPMAGAGPTGFHWAYGNWGADLGEVALAVLRNPPAALAQFVSPMVKVNTLAFLLWPMALTALFSPLALVAVPLVAERFLADRSQWWGPEFQYNAFAVAILVCAGVDGAARLAERLRERFGGRFEGRRVITHWAVAICVIGLTLVPRFELGKLLDPAFYPGEPYVAAAREAVARVPDGVVVEAANGVGSALTARTTVLLWGPQSYGAPWVVADVARWSYPFGEFDAQRRRVDEALANGYRKVFEQDGYVVLNRP from the coding sequence ATGACGACGGCCGCCTCCCCCGGAACCTCGCGCCTGAAGGCCCTCGACGTTCCGGGACTCCTGCGGAGCCGACGGCACGGGCTGGTGCTGGGCGGGGCCGTGGTGCTGGCCTCGGCGGTCTACTCACTCCTCGGGCTGGTCAAGTTCGCGACCTTCCGCACCAGCGTCTTCGACCTGGTCATCTTCGACCAGGCGGTGCGCGGCTACGCGGACTTCGGGCCGCCCGCCGTACCGGCGGTCGGCATGCAGTACGGCCTGGGGATGGGGTTCCTCCAGCTCGCCGACCACTTCTCGCCGATCCTGGCCCTGCTGGCCCCGCTCTACTGGCTGCACGACGGCCCGCAGACGCTGATCGTCGCCCAGGCGGTGCTGTTCGCGCTGGCCGCGGTCCCGATCTGGCACTACGCCGAGCGCCGGGTCGGCACAATCCCGGCCCACCTGGTCGCCGTGGCCTACCTGGTGTCGTGGCCGATCGCGCAGGCCGCGGGGTTCGACTTCCACGAGGTGGCGTTCGTCCCGCTGCTGAGCGCGATCATGATCGAGCGGTTCGACGCCGGCCGACCGGCCGTCGGCGTGCTCGCCGCCGCCGGTCTGCTGCTGGTCAAGGAGGACATGGGCCTGCTGCTCGCCGGGTTCGGGGTGTATCTGCTCCTCACCCGGCGACGGCTGGAGGGGGCCGCGCTCATCCTCTTCGCGCTGGGCGCGCTGGTGATGATCCGCAGTGTGCTGATGCCGATGGCGGGGGCGGGTCCCACGGGATTCCACTGGGCCTACGGCAACTGGGGCGCGGATCTGGGTGAGGTGGCGCTGGCCGTCCTGCGGAATCCGCCGGCGGCACTGGCGCAGTTCGTCAGCCCGATGGTCAAGGTGAACACGCTGGCCTTCCTGCTGTGGCCGATGGCGCTGACCGCGCTGTTCTCGCCGCTGGCCCTGGTGGCGGTCCCGCTGGTCGCGGAGCGGTTCCTGGCGGACCGGTCGCAGTGGTGGGGGCCGGAGTTCCAGTACAACGCCTTCGCCGTCGCCATCCTCGTCTGCGCCGGGGTGGACGGGGCCGCCCGGCTCGCGGAGCGGCTCCGAGAACGGTTCGGGGGACGGTTCGAGGGGCGGCGCGTGATCACCCACTGGGCGGTCGCGATCTGCGTGATCGGCCTCACGCTCGTCCCGCGCTTCGAGCTCGGCAAGCTCCTGGACCCGGCCTTCTACCCGGGCGAGCCGTACGTCGCGGCGGCGCGTGAGGCCGTGGCCAGAGTGCCGGACGGAGTGGTCGTCGAGGCCGCCAACGGCGTCGGTTCCGCGCTCACCGCGCGGACGACGGTGCTGCTCTGGGGCCCGCAGTCGTACGGCGCGCCCTGGGTGGTCGCCGACGTGGCGCGGTGGAGTTACCCGTTCGGCGAGTTCGACGCGCAGCGGCGCCGGGTCGACGAGGCCCTGGCGAACGGCTACCGCAAGGTGTTCGAGCAGGACGGCTACGTGGTGCTCAACCGGCCCTGA
- a CDS encoding glycoside hydrolase family 2 protein gives MSTYRPLHDGWTVAAVSEDVRIAGVAATVPGCVHTDLMAAGLIDDPYLEDNETRLGWIGRTRWAYATTFGWTADGHDRTDLVCQGLDTAATVVLNGVQVAVTANQHRRYRFPVRHLLREGDNTLTVLFDSPYAYAEARRAALGDRPGAYDEPYQFIRKMACNFGWDWGPTLVTSGIWRPIGLESWSGARLAEVRPVVTVDGPDGRVQAHVRVERTTEAPLTLTAEAAGARTEVRLAAGQREAVLTLAVPEPELWWPRGYGGQTRYDLTVRLGEEEWRGRIGFRTVDLDREAFTLAVNGVPVFVRGVNWIPDDCFPARITRDRLGERFAQATGANVNLLRVWGGGLYESDDFYDLADELGLLVWQDFPFACAAYPEEEPFRSEVTAEARENVTRLAVHPSLVLWCGNNENIEGHADWGWREELAGRSWGSGFYYDLLPSIVAELDPTRPYVPGSPYSGAPDLPPNDPAAGTVHIWDVWNREDYRRYAAYTPRFVAEFGFQGPPAHATLRRAVSGDLAPDSPLVLHHQKAADGNLKLLRGLGDHLPRPQTFDDWHYLTQLNQARAVAYGIERFRALAPHCMGTIVWQLNDCWPVTSWAAVDGDGRRKPLWYALRRVYADRLLTVQDGAVAVVNDSAEPWRGELSLVRQSLGGEPLAKEIVAVEAAARTVTRIALPPGVRTPADPAAELLAVRLGEQQVVSFFEEDTRVAFPAARYTARADAVPGGYLVTVTAATVVRELALFPDRLDPAASVDDMLRTLLPGQSAAFHVATDRELDPAALVSAPVLRCVNEVRP, from the coding sequence TTGAGCACCTACCGTCCGCTGCACGACGGCTGGACCGTGGCCGCCGTCTCGGAGGACGTCCGGATCGCCGGCGTCGCCGCCACCGTCCCCGGCTGCGTGCACACCGACCTGATGGCCGCCGGGCTCATCGACGACCCCTATCTGGAGGACAACGAGACCCGGCTCGGCTGGATCGGCCGCACCCGGTGGGCCTACGCGACCACCTTCGGCTGGACCGCGGACGGGCACGACCGTACCGACCTGGTCTGCCAGGGTCTCGACACCGCCGCCACCGTCGTCCTCAACGGCGTGCAGGTCGCGGTCACGGCCAACCAGCACCGCCGGTACCGCTTCCCGGTCCGGCATCTGCTGCGCGAGGGCGACAACACCCTCACCGTGCTCTTCGACTCCCCCTACGCCTACGCCGAGGCGCGGCGGGCCGCCCTGGGGGACCGCCCGGGGGCCTACGACGAGCCGTACCAGTTCATCCGGAAGATGGCCTGCAACTTCGGCTGGGACTGGGGGCCGACCCTGGTCACCTCGGGTATCTGGCGGCCGATCGGGCTGGAGAGCTGGAGCGGCGCGCGGCTGGCGGAGGTGCGTCCCGTGGTGACCGTGGACGGGCCGGACGGCCGGGTGCAGGCGCATGTCAGGGTCGAGCGCACCACCGAGGCGCCCCTCACGCTGACCGCCGAGGCGGCGGGTGCCCGCACGGAGGTACGGCTCGCCGCCGGGCAGCGGGAGGCCGTGCTGACCCTCGCCGTGCCGGAGCCGGAGCTGTGGTGGCCCCGGGGCTACGGCGGGCAGACCCGTTACGACCTCACCGTGCGCCTGGGCGAAGAGGAGTGGCGCGGGCGAATCGGCTTCCGCACGGTCGACCTGGACCGCGAGGCGTTCACCCTCGCCGTCAACGGCGTGCCGGTGTTCGTCCGCGGGGTCAACTGGATCCCCGACGACTGCTTCCCCGCCCGGATCACCCGTGACCGCCTGGGCGAGCGGTTCGCCCAGGCGACGGGGGCGAACGTCAACCTGCTCCGGGTCTGGGGCGGCGGCCTGTACGAGAGCGACGACTTCTACGACCTGGCCGACGAGCTCGGTCTGCTGGTCTGGCAGGACTTCCCCTTCGCCTGCGCCGCCTACCCGGAGGAGGAGCCGTTCCGCTCGGAGGTCACGGCCGAGGCCCGCGAGAACGTGACCCGGCTGGCCGTCCACCCCAGCCTGGTGCTCTGGTGCGGCAACAACGAGAACATCGAGGGCCACGCCGACTGGGGCTGGCGGGAGGAACTGGCGGGACGGAGCTGGGGTTCCGGCTTCTACTACGACCTGCTGCCCTCGATCGTCGCCGAGCTCGACCCCACCCGCCCCTACGTGCCGGGCAGCCCCTACTCCGGAGCCCCGGACCTGCCGCCCAACGACCCGGCCGCCGGCACCGTCCACATCTGGGACGTCTGGAACCGCGAGGACTACCGCCGCTACGCGGCCTACACGCCCCGGTTCGTCGCCGAGTTCGGTTTCCAGGGTCCGCCCGCGCACGCCACCCTGCGCCGGGCCGTCAGCGGCGACCTCGCGCCCGATTCCCCGCTCGTGCTCCACCACCAGAAGGCCGCCGACGGCAACCTCAAGCTGCTGCGCGGCCTCGGCGACCATCTGCCCCGGCCGCAGACCTTCGACGACTGGCACTACCTGACCCAGCTCAACCAGGCACGGGCGGTCGCCTACGGCATCGAACGGTTCCGGGCGCTGGCACCGCACTGCATGGGCACGATCGTCTGGCAGCTCAACGACTGCTGGCCGGTCACCTCCTGGGCGGCGGTCGACGGCGACGGCCGGCGCAAACCCCTGTGGTACGCCCTGCGCCGCGTCTACGCCGACCGGTTGCTCACCGTCCAGGACGGCGCGGTCGCGGTGGTCAACGACAGCGCCGAACCGTGGCGGGGCGAGCTGTCCCTGGTACGGCAGAGCCTGGGCGGTGAGCCGCTGGCCAAGGAGATCGTCGCGGTCGAGGCGGCGGCCCGTACGGTGACGCGGATCGCCCTTCCCCCCGGGGTGCGGACCCCGGCCGACCCGGCGGCCGAACTGCTGGCCGTGCGGCTGGGCGAGCAGCAGGTCGTCTCCTTCTTCGAGGAGGACACCCGGGTCGCCTTCCCGGCCGCCCGCTACACCGCCCGTGCCGATGCCGTACCGGGCGGCTACCTTGTCACCGTGACCGCTGCAACCGTCGTACGCGAACTCGCTCTCTTCCCCGACCGGCTCGACCCGGCCGCCTCGGTCGACGACATGCTCCGCACCCTGCTCCCCGGGCAGAGTGCCGCCTTCCACGTCGCCACGGACCGGGAGCTCGACCCGGCCGCCCTGGTCAGCGCCCCGGTGCTGCGGTGCGTGAACGAGGTCCGGCCATGA
- a CDS encoding DMT family transporter: protein MFSGVSGTLVRMGVLALLWGSTFLWIKLALGGLSPVQVTFTRCVLGALVLIALCYSTGGRLPRDRATWGHIIVAAFFCNALPFALFSIGEQTVDSGVAGVLNATTPLWSLLIGIAIGTERGLDPIRLGGLLLGFAGTLVIFAPWHQTGLASWGSVAILGAAASYAVAFAYMGRKLVGKGNATITLSAGQLIAATGWSALTLPAGGLEPVHANPAVLIAVVVLGTLATGITFHLTYRIIADEGATNAAVVGYLLPVVSVTLGAIVLDEELSLRVVAGMAVVLVGVGMTRRRKPAPPAAEDRAVPAVSER, encoded by the coding sequence GTGTTCAGTGGTGTAAGTGGAACGTTGGTACGCATGGGCGTGCTCGCCCTCCTGTGGGGATCGACCTTTCTGTGGATCAAGTTGGCGCTGGGGGGCCTGTCCCCGGTCCAGGTCACCTTCACCCGCTGCGTGCTGGGGGCGCTCGTCCTGATCGCCCTGTGCTACTCCACGGGTGGACGCCTGCCGCGCGACCGCGCGACCTGGGGGCACATCATCGTGGCCGCCTTCTTCTGCAACGCTCTGCCGTTCGCCCTGTTCAGTATCGGCGAGCAGACCGTCGACTCCGGGGTGGCCGGTGTCCTGAACGCGACGACTCCGCTGTGGTCCCTGCTGATCGGCATTGCCATCGGCACGGAACGCGGGCTCGACCCGATCCGCCTGGGCGGGCTCCTCCTCGGGTTCGCCGGTACGTTGGTGATCTTCGCTCCGTGGCACCAGACCGGCCTCGCGAGCTGGGGCTCCGTCGCCATTCTCGGGGCGGCGGCGAGTTATGCCGTCGCCTTCGCATACATGGGCCGCAAGCTCGTCGGGAAGGGCAACGCCACCATCACCCTCTCCGCCGGGCAGCTCATCGCCGCCACGGGATGGAGCGCGCTGACCCTGCCCGCCGGTGGTCTGGAGCCGGTGCACGCCAACCCGGCGGTCTTGATCGCTGTCGTCGTCCTGGGGACGTTGGCCACCGGGATCACTTTCCACCTCACCTACCGGATCATCGCCGACGAAGGCGCGACCAACGCCGCCGTCGTCGGATACCTGTTGCCGGTGGTCTCGGTGACGCTGGGGGCGATCGTCCTCGACGAGGAGCTCAGCCTCCGGGTCGTCGCGGGCATGGCCGTCGTGCTCGTCGGCGTCGGGATGACGCGGCGGCGGAAGCCGGCGCCGCCGGCCGCTGAGGACCGGGCGGTGCCGGCCGTATCGGAGCGCTGA
- the manA gene encoding mannose-6-phosphate isomerase, class I — translation MQPLTNPVKDYAWGSRTDIAALTGRPIPSPGPEAEMWFGTHPAGPSLLAGDGRSLADVVGADPLGQLGPETVARHGERLPYLMKLIAVAQPLSLQVHPSAEQAADGHARGVYGDPWPKPELVCALTPFSALAGFRSPGQATMLLGRLGVPALKDVVSLLEAGALLDALHALLDRGAAIEQAVWAASAVHHPDYDLVVRLARRYPGDPACLAPLLLQRHELAPGQALFLGAGVLHCYLQGFGVEIMGSSDNVVRAGLTAKPVDVAELLRVTDPAAEPLPVEACDGVYATPSPEFRLRRVAVDGDVRLDGGLPRILLCVEGAVRADALDLRAGESVFVPAAHPPVTLGGHGLVFSAEPGPAGRPAE, via the coding sequence GTGCAGCCTCTGACCAATCCCGTCAAGGACTACGCCTGGGGATCCCGTACCGACATCGCCGCCCTCACCGGCCGGCCCATCCCCTCACCGGGCCCCGAGGCCGAGATGTGGTTCGGCACCCATCCCGCCGGGCCTTCGCTGCTCGCCGGGGACGGCCGCTCGCTGGCCGACGTCGTCGGCGCGGATCCGCTCGGGCAGCTCGGCCCGGAGACCGTCGCCCGGCACGGCGAGCGGCTGCCGTACCTGATGAAGCTCATCGCCGTCGCCCAGCCGCTCTCCCTCCAGGTGCACCCGTCCGCCGAGCAAGCCGCCGACGGTCACGCCAGGGGCGTCTACGGCGACCCCTGGCCTAAGCCCGAGCTGGTGTGCGCGCTCACCCCGTTCAGCGCGCTGGCCGGTTTCCGCTCCCCCGGGCAGGCCACGATGCTCCTCGGCCGGCTGGGGGTGCCGGCGTTGAAGGACGTCGTGTCGCTACTGGAGGCCGGCGCCCTCCTGGACGCTCTGCACGCGCTCCTCGACCGCGGTGCGGCGATCGAGCAGGCCGTCTGGGCCGCCTCAGCCGTGCACCACCCCGACTACGACCTGGTCGTACGGCTGGCACGGCGTTATCCCGGCGATCCCGCCTGCCTGGCCCCGCTCCTGCTGCAGCGGCACGAGCTGGCTCCGGGGCAGGCGCTCTTCCTCGGCGCGGGGGTGCTCCACTGCTACCTCCAGGGGTTCGGCGTGGAGATCATGGGCAGCTCCGACAACGTCGTGCGGGCCGGTCTCACCGCGAAACCGGTCGACGTGGCGGAGCTCCTGCGCGTCACCGACCCGGCCGCGGAGCCGCTGCCGGTCGAGGCGTGCGACGGCGTGTACGCCACACCGTCGCCGGAGTTCCGGCTCCGCCGGGTGGCCGTGGACGGCGACGTACGGCTGGACGGCGGGCTGCCCCGCATCCTGCTCTGCGTCGAGGGCGCGGTGCGGGCGGACGCCCTCGACCTGCGGGCCGGCGAGTCGGTCTTCGTGCCGGCCGCGCATCCGCCGGTGACGCTCGGCGGGCACGGCCTCGTGTTCTCCGCCGAGCCGGGGCCGGCCGGCCGGCCGGCGGAGTGA
- a CDS encoding ROK family protein, with protein MTVLAVDIGGTKFAAAAVEADGAIRARAEVPLRGRDGAEEVLLEVVGRITGEVGADRLTGVGIGSAGPLDPRAGTVSPVNIPSWRDFPLVGAVERMLPGRPVRLAGDAQCMALGEWWLGLPEGRPSGAVLGVVVSTGVGGGLVLDGLPYLGPTGNAGHIGHIVADANGDRCPCGAVGCVETVASGPSMVRWARANGWTGDDAKALAGDADSGDAVARRAFRRAAGTLAAAVLTTSALFDLDHVVIGGGVAAAGAVLFDPLREAVEANAGLGFLRRLRVTPTSLGRDAGLLGAAALVLHRDTGPTETLVPERGAPGRVPSPG; from the coding sequence GTGACCGTGCTGGCCGTGGACATCGGCGGCACCAAGTTCGCGGCAGCGGCCGTCGAGGCCGACGGGGCGATACGGGCCCGCGCCGAGGTGCCGCTGCGCGGGCGCGACGGTGCGGAGGAGGTGCTGCTGGAGGTGGTCGGCCGGATCACCGGCGAGGTGGGCGCCGACCGGCTGACCGGCGTCGGAATAGGGTCGGCGGGCCCACTGGACCCGCGCGCGGGGACGGTCAGCCCGGTCAACATCCCGAGCTGGCGGGACTTCCCGCTGGTCGGGGCGGTTGAGCGGATGCTGCCCGGACGGCCCGTCCGGCTGGCGGGCGACGCCCAGTGCATGGCGCTGGGCGAGTGGTGGCTCGGGCTGCCGGAGGGGCGGCCGTCCGGGGCGGTGCTGGGCGTGGTCGTCTCCACCGGCGTGGGCGGCGGCCTCGTCCTCGACGGCCTGCCGTACCTCGGCCCGACCGGCAACGCCGGGCACATCGGTCACATCGTCGCCGACGCGAACGGTGACCGGTGCCCCTGCGGCGCCGTCGGATGCGTCGAGACCGTGGCCAGCGGCCCGAGCATGGTCCGCTGGGCCCGGGCGAACGGCTGGACCGGCGACGACGCCAAGGCGCTGGCCGGGGACGCCGACTCCGGCGACGCCGTCGCCCGCCGGGCCTTCCGGCGCGCCGCCGGCACGCTGGCCGCCGCCGTCCTCACCACGTCCGCCCTGTTCGATCTCGACCACGTCGTCATCGGCGGGGGCGTGGCCGCCGCGGGGGCGGTCCTGTTCGACCCGCTCAGGGAGGCCGTCGAGGCGAACGCCGGACTCGGCTTCCTGCGGCGGCTGCGCGTCACCCCCACCTCCCTCGGCCGCGACGCCGGCCTGCTCGGCGCCGCGGCCCTGGTCCTGCACCGGGACACCGGGCCGACTGAAACACTGGTACCGGAGCGAGGAGCGCCGGGCCGCGTCCCTTCCCCGGGCTGA
- a CDS encoding acetyl-CoA C-acetyltransferase gives MAEAYIVGAVRTPVGKKKGGLSTVHPTDLAAHTLKALIDRTGVDPAAVEDVIMGCVMQFGPQSMDIARNAWLSAGLPENVAGVTIDRQCGSSQQSIHFAAQGVLSGTQDLVVAAGVESMSIVPMGSSITAALEKGMPFPFGTGWVERYGKQEISQFRGAELMCEKWELSRDELERFAYESHQRAAKAVANGYFKDQIAPINGVEDDEGPRPDSTLEKMASLKTLKEGGRITAATSSQISDGSGALLIASEQAVRDHGLTPRARIVTLALTGDDPVYMLTAPIPATQKALKRSGLSIDDIDVTEINEAFAPVPLAWIKDIGADPAKVNPNGGAIALGHPLGGTGAILMTKLLHELERTGGRYGLQTMCEGGGQANVTIIERL, from the coding sequence GTGGCAGAGGCGTACATCGTCGGGGCGGTCCGCACCCCGGTCGGTAAGAAGAAGGGCGGCCTGTCCACCGTCCACCCCACCGATCTGGCCGCGCACACCCTCAAGGCGCTCATCGACCGCACGGGTGTCGACCCGGCCGCGGTGGAAGACGTGATCATGGGCTGCGTCATGCAGTTCGGCCCGCAGAGCATGGACATCGCGCGCAACGCGTGGCTCTCGGCCGGCCTTCCGGAGAACGTCGCCGGCGTGACCATCGACCGCCAGTGCGGCTCCTCCCAGCAGTCGATCCACTTCGCGGCCCAGGGCGTGCTGTCCGGCACCCAGGATCTCGTGGTGGCCGCCGGGGTGGAGTCCATGAGCATCGTGCCGATGGGCTCCTCCATCACCGCGGCCCTGGAGAAGGGCATGCCCTTCCCGTTCGGCACGGGATGGGTCGAGCGGTACGGCAAGCAGGAGATCTCCCAGTTCCGCGGCGCCGAGCTCATGTGCGAGAAATGGGAGCTCTCGCGCGACGAGCTGGAGCGGTTCGCCTACGAGAGCCACCAGCGGGCGGCCAAGGCCGTCGCGAACGGTTACTTCAAGGACCAGATCGCCCCGATCAACGGCGTCGAGGACGACGAGGGCCCGCGCCCGGACAGCACACTGGAGAAGATGGCGTCGCTGAAGACCCTCAAGGAGGGCGGCCGGATCACGGCGGCGACCTCCTCGCAGATCTCCGACGGCTCCGGGGCGCTGCTGATCGCCTCCGAACAGGCGGTCCGCGACCACGGCCTGACGCCCCGGGCGCGCATCGTCACCCTGGCGCTCACCGGAGACGACCCGGTCTACATGCTGACCGCGCCGATCCCGGCGACCCAGAAGGCGCTGAAGAGGTCCGGTCTGTCCATCGACGACATCGACGTCACCGAGATCAACGAGGCGTTCGCCCCGGTGCCGCTGGCGTGGATCAAGGACATCGGCGCCGACCCGGCCAAGGTCAACCCGAACGGCGGCGCGATCGCCCTGGGCCACCCGCTGGGCGGGACCGGCGCGATCCTGATGACCAAGCTCCTCCACGAGCTGGAGCGCACCGGCGGCAGGTACGGCCTGCAGACGATGTGCGAGGGCGGCGGCCAGGCCAACGTCACGATCATCGAACGGCTCTAG
- a CDS encoding LacI family DNA-binding transcriptional regulator, with the protein MKRPTIADIARRAGVSKVAVSYALNDRPGVSETTRAAIKVIAAEIGWRPNSAARALNGAQAHTVGLALCRPARILGMEPFFMELISGMESELSARSYALMLQVVADQEQEVEVYRRWWGEGRVDGAILVDLHFADPRVAAMEELGMPAVVIGHPSESGSLTPVWSDDAAAVRETVEYLAALGHRSIARVAGLPRLVHTVLRDRAFTAVCEDLRLPGHTIVHTDYTGEEGARATRRLLSSPGRPTAIVYDNDIMAVAGLSVAQEMRFEVPADLSIVAWDDSPLSQVVRPSLTALSRDIPAYGAHAARSLLSLIAGEHVPGVEDEAARLTPRGSTGAPARSRT; encoded by the coding sequence GTGAAGCGGCCGACGATTGCGGACATCGCCCGGCGGGCGGGCGTCTCGAAGGTGGCGGTCTCCTACGCGCTGAACGACCGTCCCGGAGTGTCGGAGACGACGCGCGCCGCCATCAAGGTCATCGCGGCGGAGATCGGCTGGCGTCCCAACAGCGCGGCGCGGGCGCTCAACGGGGCGCAGGCGCACACCGTCGGCCTGGCCCTGTGCCGCCCGGCGCGGATCCTCGGCATGGAGCCGTTCTTCATGGAGCTGATCAGCGGAATGGAGAGCGAGCTGTCGGCCCGGTCCTACGCGCTGATGCTGCAGGTGGTCGCCGACCAGGAGCAGGAGGTGGAGGTCTACCGGCGCTGGTGGGGCGAGGGCCGGGTGGATGGCGCGATCCTCGTCGACCTGCACTTCGCCGACCCCAGGGTGGCCGCGATGGAGGAGCTGGGCATGCCGGCGGTCGTCATCGGGCACCCGTCGGAGTCGGGCTCGCTCACCCCCGTCTGGTCCGACGACGCCGCCGCCGTGCGCGAGACCGTCGAATACCTCGCGGCGCTCGGCCACCGGAGCATCGCCAGAGTCGCCGGGCTGCCCAGGCTCGTCCACACCGTGCTGCGGGACCGGGCCTTCACCGCCGTGTGCGAGGATCTCCGGCTGCCCGGCCACACCATCGTGCACACCGACTACACCGGCGAGGAGGGCGCCCGCGCCACCCGGCGCCTGCTCAGCTCCCCCGGCAGGCCGACCGCGATCGTCTACGACAACGACATCATGGCGGTGGCGGGGCTGTCGGTCGCCCAGGAGATGCGGTTCGAGGTGCCCGCCGACCTGTCCATCGTGGCCTGGGACGACTCACCGCTCTCCCAGGTCGTGCGGCCCTCCCTGACCGCGCTCAGCCGTGACATCCCCGCCTACGGCGCCCACGCCGCCCGCAGCCTGCTCTCCCTGATCGCCGGTGAACACGTCCCCGGCGTCGAGGACGAAGCGGCCAGGCTCACGCCGCGCGGCAGCACGGGCGCCCCGGCGCGGTCCCGGACGTAG